The following proteins come from a genomic window of Paucimonas lemoignei:
- a CDS encoding Phage-related protein: MSCTKPVLAVRFFRTASDNEPVREWLAGLPREHRRLIGIEIKVVQFGWPIGMPVVRKLDSGLWEVRIDLGATIARVMFTLAHSEMVLLHGFIKKTQKTPLTDIATAKRRQSKL, translated from the coding sequence ATGTCATGCACCAAGCCTGTTCTCGCCGTACGCTTTTTCCGCACCGCTTCAGATAATGAGCCCGTTCGTGAGTGGCTGGCCGGATTACCCCGCGAGCATCGACGGCTGATTGGCATCGAGATCAAGGTTGTGCAATTTGGCTGGCCTATAGGCATGCCAGTGGTTCGTAAGCTGGATTCAGGACTGTGGGAAGTCAGGATTGACCTGGGTGCAACCATAGCTCGAGTCATGTTCACCCTTGCACATTCAGAAATGGTGTTGCTGCACGGCTTCATAAAAAAGACCCAGAAAACACCGCTCACGGATATCGCTACAGCAAAGCGCCGTCAGTCAAAACTATGA